The Desmodus rotundus isolate HL8 chromosome 3, HLdesRot8A.1, whole genome shotgun sequence genome includes a region encoding these proteins:
- the LOC112318315 gene encoding keratin, type II cytoskeletal 75 translates to MSRQSTITFQTGSRRGFSTASASNRPRFSSASVARSTWGSGGLRRISDPGASFGSRSLYNLGGTKRVSISGSGGNFRSGFGGRASSGFGVSSGFGYGGGVGGSFGGPGFPVCPPGGIQEVTVNQSLLTPLNLQIDPTIQRVRKEEREQIKTLNNKFASFIDKVRFLEQQNKVLETKWSLLQEQGSKTVRQSLEPFFDAYLNDLRRQLDSITTERGRLDAELRNMQDVVEDFKVRYEDEINKRTASENEFVGLKKDVDVAYMNKVELEAKVSCLTDEINFLRMLYEEELSQMQTQVSDTSVVLSMDNNRSLDLDSIIAEVKAQYEDIANRSRAEAESWYQTKYEELQVTAGRHGDDLRNTKQEIAEVNRMIQRLRSEIDNVKKQCSSLQTAIADAEQRGELALKDARAKLVDLEEALQKAKQDMARLLREYQELMNVKLALDVEIATYRKLLEGEESRLSGEGVSPVNISVVTSTISSGYGGGSGIGGGSLGLGGGSGYSFTTGGGHSLGAVLGGSSLSAGSSRGPGGNGSSVKFVSTTSSSRKSYKH, encoded by the exons ATGTCCAGGCAGTCTACCATCACTTTTCAGACTGGTAGCCGCAGGGGCTTCAGCACTGCTTCAGCCTCCAATCGCCCCCGCTTTAGCTCAGCCTCCGTGGCCCGTTCCACTTGGGGCAGTGGAGGCCTGAGAAGAATTAGTGATCCTGGGGCCAGCTTTGGAAGCCGCAGCCTCTACAACCTAGGGGGGACCAAGCGGGTCTCTATCAGTGGGAGTGGTGGCAACTTCCGAAGTGGCTTTGGTGGCAGGGCGAGCAGTGGGTTTGGGGTCAGCAGTGGATTTGGCTatgggggtggagtgggagggagcTTTGGTGGCCCTGGCTTCCCCGTCTGTCCCCCTGGAGGTATCCAAGAGGTCACAGTCAACCAGAGTCTCCTGACTCCCCTCAACCTGCAAATCGACCCCACCATCCAGCGAGTGAGGAAAGAGGAGCGGGAGCAGATCAAGACCCTCAACAACAAGTTTGCCTCCTTCATCGACAAG GTGCGGTTCCTGGAGCAGCAGAACAAAGTCCTAGAGACCAAGTGGAGCCTCCTGCAGGAGCAGGGCTCCAAGACTGtgaggcagagcctggagcccTTCTTTGATGCCTACCTCAACGACCTCCGCCGGCAGCTGGACAGCATCACCACTGAGAGGGGCAGGCTGGACGCTGAGCTGAGGAATATGCAGGATGTTGTAGAAGATTTCAAAGTCAG GTACGAGGATGAAATTAACAAGCGCACGGCTTCTGAGAATGAGTTTGTGGGCCTGAAGAAG GACGTGGACGTCGCCTACATGAACAAGGTAGAGctggaggccaaggtcagctgtcTGACTGATGAGATCAACTTCTTACGGATGCTCTATGAGGAA GAGCTGTCCCAAATGCAGACCCAGGTCAGTGACACATCCGTGGTGCTGTCCATGGACAACAACCGCAGCCTGGACCTGGACAGCATCATTGCCGAGGTCAAGGCCCAGTATGAAGACATTGCCAACCGCAGCCGGGCTGAGGCTGAGTCCTGGTACCAGACCAAG TATGAGGAGCTGCAGGTCACAGCGGGCAGACATGGCGATGATCTCCGAAATACCAAACAAGAGATTGCCGAGGTGAACCGGATGATCCAGAGGCTGAGAAGCGAGATTGACAACGTGAAGAAGCAG TGTTCCAGCTTGCAAACAGCCATCGCTGACGCAGAACAGCGCGGAGAGCTGGCCCTCAAGGATGCACGAGCCAAGCTGGTGGACCTGGAGGAGGCCCTGCAGAAGGCCAAGCAGGACATGGCCCGGCTGCTGCGGGAGTATCAGGAGCTGATGAATGTCAAGCTGGCCCTGGACGTGGAGATCGCCACCTACAGGAAGCTGCTGGAGGGCGAGGAGAGCAG GCTGAGTGGAGAGGGTGTTTCTCCGGTTAACATCT CTGTGGTCACCTCCACAATTTCCAGTGGCtatggtggtggcagtggcatCGGAGGTGGAAGCCTGGGTCTTGGTGGGGGCAGTGGCTACTCCTTCACCACCGGTGGTGGACACAGCTTGGGTGCGGTCCTGGGGGGTTCCAGCCTCAGTGCTGGTAGCAGTCGAGGCCCTGGGGGCAATGGCTCCAGTGTCAAGTTTGTCTCCACCACATCCTCCAGCCGAAAAAGCTATAAGCACTAA